The following proteins are co-located in the Escherichia fergusonii ATCC 35469 genome:
- a CDS encoding PTS ascorbate transporter subunit IIC, with protein sequence MFILETLNFVVDILKVPSVLVGLIALIGLVAQKKAFSDVVKGTIKTILGFIVLGGGATVLVGSLNPLGSMFEHAFNIQGIIPNNEAIVSIALEKYGASTALIMAFGMVANIIVARFTRLKYIFLTGHHTFYMACMIGVILTVAGFEGVSLVFTGSLILGLVMAFFPALAQRYMRRITGNDEIAFGHFGTLGYVLSGWIGSVCGKGSRSTEEMNLPKNLSFLRDSSISISLTMMVIYLIMAISAGREYVESQFSGGQNYLVYAIIMAITFAAGVFIILQGVRLILAEIVPAFTGFSEKLVPNARPALDCPVVYPYAPNAVLIGFLFSFLGGLVGLFLLGQMKLVLILPGVVPHFFTGATAGVFGNATGGRRGAMIGAFANGLLITFLPVLLLPVLGAIGFANTTFSDADFGAVGIVLGNLARYLSPFAITGLVVAVFVLLVAWNIFANNKLAAKAQEKSGAKS encoded by the coding sequence ATGTTTATCCTTGAAACGCTGAATTTTGTTGTTGATATACTCAAAGTGCCCTCGGTACTGGTCGGCTTGATTGCCTTAATTGGCCTGGTTGCCCAGAAAAAAGCCTTTTCAGATGTTGTTAAAGGCACAATTAAAACTATCCTTGGCTTTATTGTACTGGGCGGTGGTGCCACTGTTCTGGTGGGTTCGTTAAATCCGCTGGGGAGTATGTTTGAGCATGCCTTTAATATTCAAGGCATCATTCCGAATAATGAGGCTATTGTTTCTATTGCGCTGGAGAAATATGGCGCATCGACGGCACTTATTATGGCGTTTGGTATGGTGGCGAATATTATTGTTGCCCGCTTTACCCGCCTGAAATACATCTTCCTGACCGGTCATCACACATTTTACATGGCTTGCATGATTGGTGTAATTCTGACAGTGGCTGGTTTTGAAGGTGTATCACTGGTATTTACCGGTTCTCTTATTCTTGGACTGGTGATGGCGTTTTTCCCGGCATTAGCACAACGCTATATGAGGCGTATTACCGGGAATGATGAAATCGCTTTTGGTCACTTTGGTACTCTGGGATATGTGCTCTCTGGCTGGATTGGCAGCGTATGCGGTAAAGGTTCCCGTTCCACCGAAGAGATGAATTTGCCCAAAAATCTGAGCTTCCTGCGCGACAGTTCCATCTCTATTTCTCTTACGATGATGGTGATTTATCTGATCATGGCGATCAGTGCGGGTCGTGAGTACGTTGAAAGCCAGTTCAGTGGCGGTCAAAACTACCTTGTCTACGCCATCATTATGGCCATCACCTTCGCTGCTGGCGTATTTATCATTCTGCAAGGTGTGCGTTTAATCCTTGCTGAAATAGTTCCGGCATTTACCGGGTTCTCAGAAAAGCTGGTGCCGAATGCCCGTCCAGCCCTCGATTGCCCGGTTGTGTATCCGTATGCGCCAAACGCAGTGCTAATTGGTTTCTTGTTTAGCTTTCTTGGCGGTTTGGTGGGGCTATTTTTGTTGGGGCAGATGAAGCTGGTGCTGATCCTTCCTGGTGTCGTTCCTCACTTCTTCACCGGGGCGACTGCGGGGGTATTTGGTAACGCTACGGGTGGACGTCGCGGCGCAATGATTGGTGCTTTTGCGAATGGCTTATTGATTACCTTCCTGCCAGTGCTGTTATTGCCAGTTTTGGGGGCGATAGGCTTTGCTAATACGACCTTTTCCGATGCAGATTTTGGTGCTGTCGGTATCGTTCTCGGAAACCTGGCACGTTATCTCTCACCTTTTGCCATCACCGGACTTGTAGTCGCAGTATTTGTACTGCTGGTTGCCTGGAACATTTTCGCCAATAACAAACTCGCTGCCAAAGCGCAGGAGAAGAGCGGAGCCAAATCATGA
- the yfcE gene encoding phosphodiesterase, whose amino-acid sequence MKLMFASDIHGSLPATERVLDIFARSGAHWLVILGDVLNHGPRNALPEGYAPAKVAERLNEVADKIIAVRGNCDSEVDQMLLRFPLTAPWQQVLLEDKRLFLTHGHLFGPENLPSLHHGDVLVYGHTHVPVAEKRGDIFHFNPGSVSIPKGGFPASYGVLDDNVFQVIALDEQSHIAQVAINP is encoded by the coding sequence ATGAAACTGATGTTTGCATCGGACATTCATGGGTCGTTACCGGCGACGGAGCGGGTACTGGATATTTTTGCGCGAAGTGGCGCTCACTGGCTGGTAATTCTTGGTGATGTGCTAAATCATGGTCCACGGAATGCATTGCCAGAAGGTTATGCACCAGCAAAAGTGGCGGAACGACTCAATGAGGTGGCGGATAAAATTATTGCTGTACGCGGTAATTGTGACAGTGAAGTGGATCAGATGCTGCTTCGTTTTCCGCTGACAGCTCCCTGGCAGCAGGTTTTGCTGGAAGATAAGCGACTTTTCCTGACTCATGGACATCTCTTCGGACCAGAAAATCTTCCGTCACTCCATCATGGCGATGTTCTGGTCTACGGTCATACCCACGTCCCGGTAGCTGAAAAACGTGGAGATATTTTCCATTTCAACCCCGGTTCGGTAAGCATTCCTAAAGGGGGCTTTCCGGCTAGTTATGGCGTGTTGGATGACAATGTTTTTCAGGTAATCGCCCTGGATGAACAAAGTCATATTGCGCAGGTCGCGATTAATCCGTAA
- a CDS encoding LacI family DNA-binding transcriptional regulator, whose amino-acid sequence MAITRKRRSTGKVTIADVAQLAGVGTMTVSRALRTPEQVSDKLREKIEAAVHELGYMPNLTASALASASSHTIAMVVPNLAEAGCSEMFAGLQQALQPAGYQIMLAESRHRLDQEEKLLETLLASNIAAAILLSVEHSDTVRNWLKNASIPVMEIGAIRADPIDMNIGIDNVAAMFELTDMLVQRGYQNIGLLCANQEQWIFQQHLQGWYKAMLRHHMSPDRVINAALPPVFSTGASQLPEFLLAWPELDALVCVSDELACGVLYECQRRRIKVPDELAVVGFGDSDVSRVCQPPLTTMAVPHRKIGFEAGRALLERIKDGNWSDRQLIAPSLCLRESC is encoded by the coding sequence ATGGCAATAACCCGAAAACGTCGTAGTACAGGAAAGGTCACCATCGCCGATGTTGCGCAACTGGCTGGTGTCGGAACCATGACCGTATCCAGGGCGTTACGTACGCCTGAGCAAGTTTCCGATAAGCTGCGGGAGAAAATTGAAGCCGCTGTGCATGAGCTGGGCTATATGCCCAATCTCACCGCAAGTGCACTGGCATCGGCTTCTTCACATACTATTGCGATGGTCGTTCCAAATCTGGCTGAAGCGGGATGTTCAGAAATGTTTGCCGGACTCCAGCAAGCGCTGCAGCCTGCGGGATACCAGATCATGTTGGCAGAATCTCGTCACCGGTTAGATCAAGAAGAGAAACTACTGGAAACACTTCTCGCATCCAATATTGCAGCCGCTATTTTGCTTAGTGTCGAACATAGTGACACTGTGCGTAACTGGCTCAAAAATGCCTCAATTCCGGTGATGGAGATTGGCGCGATTCGTGCCGATCCCATTGATATGAATATTGGGATTGATAACGTAGCAGCTATGTTCGAGCTGACCGATATGCTGGTGCAGCGTGGTTATCAGAATATTGGCCTGTTGTGTGCTAATCAGGAACAATGGATTTTCCAACAACATTTACAAGGATGGTATAAAGCCATGCTGCGCCATCATATGTCTCCTGATCGCGTCATCAATGCTGCTTTGCCTCCTGTGTTTTCAACTGGCGCATCACAACTCCCTGAATTTTTACTTGCATGGCCAGAACTCGATGCTCTGGTATGCGTGTCTGATGAGCTGGCTTGCGGTGTTCTTTATGAGTGTCAAAGAAGGCGTATCAAAGTACCAGATGAACTCGCCGTGGTCGGATTTGGTGACAGTGATGTGAGTCGGGTATGCCAACCACCATTAACCACTATGGCCGTTCCACATCGCAAAATTGGTTTCGAAGCAGGAAGAGCACTTCTGGAAAGGATTAAAGACGGCAACTGGAGCGATCGTCAATTGATCGCTCCCAGTTTATGTTTGCGAGAAAGCTGCTGA
- a CDS encoding PTS sugar transporter subunit IIA, producing MLNTWLSDSTIALRKNVASWQQALDICARPLLEAEIITADYLSAIKTQHEKLGPYYVLAPGLAMPHARPEEGAKGLGLSLLKLEEGVSFNTEEFDPVDVIILLAAPDKHSHIEMISALAELFSSEKDLQELHQARNLEEIKTIISRF from the coding sequence GTGCTTAATACCTGGCTTTCTGATTCAACAATCGCATTACGAAAGAATGTCGCATCCTGGCAGCAGGCATTAGATATTTGTGCCAGACCGTTACTGGAGGCAGAGATAATTACGGCAGATTATCTCAGTGCGATAAAAACACAACATGAAAAACTGGGGCCTTATTATGTCCTGGCTCCTGGGCTGGCCATGCCGCATGCCCGACCAGAAGAAGGAGCAAAAGGATTAGGGTTATCATTATTAAAACTTGAAGAAGGTGTCAGTTTTAATACAGAGGAATTTGATCCTGTAGATGTCATCATTTTACTTGCCGCACCAGACAAACACAGTCATATCGAAATGATCTCGGCACTGGCTGAGTTATTTTCCAGTGAAAAAGATTTACAGGAATTACATCAGGCTCGCAACCTGGAGGAAATAAAAACGATAATTTCACGATTCTAA
- the yfcD gene encoding NUDIX hydrolase YfcD, with translation MEQRHLASTEWVDIVNEDNEVIAQASREQMRAQCLRHRATYIVVHDGMGKILVQRRTETKDFLPGMLDATAGGVVQADEQLLESARREAEEELGIAGVPFAEHGQFYFEDKNCRVWGALFSCVSHGPFALQEDEVSEVCWLTPEEITARCDEFTPDSLKALALWMTRNARSDVAIQEKQEEAEK, from the coding sequence ATGGAACAGCGTCATTTGGCAAGTACGGAATGGGTGGATATTGTCAATGAAGATAACGAAGTCATTGCACAAGCCAGCCGGGAGCAGATGCGAGCACAATGCCTGCGCCACCGTGCGACCTATATCGTCGTGCATGATGGAATGGGCAAAATTCTGGTTCAGCGTCGTACCGAGACAAAAGACTTTTTACCTGGAATGCTGGATGCCACCGCTGGTGGTGTGGTGCAGGCCGATGAACAATTACTGGAATCAGCCCGCCGTGAAGCTGAAGAGGAGTTGGGCATTGCAGGCGTTCCCTTTGCTGAACATGGACAGTTCTATTTTGAAGATAAAAACTGTCGCGTCTGGGGGGCACTTTTTAGCTGCGTCTCTCACGGGCCATTTGCACTACAGGAAGATGAAGTCAGTGAAGTTTGCTGGCTGACACCGGAAGAAATTACTGCCCGGTGCGATGAATTTACGCCTGATTCGCTGAAAGCGCTGGCGCTGTGGATGACCCGCAACGCCAGAAGTGATGTAGCAATTCAGGAAAAGCAGGAAGAAGCTGAAAAATAA
- a CDS encoding PTS sugar transporter subunit IIB — protein MKIMAICGSGLGSSFMVEMNIKKVLKKMEIEAEVEHSDLSSATPGAADLFVMAKDIAASASVPESQLVVINNIIDINELETQLRNWFAKQ, from the coding sequence ATGAAAATTATGGCTATTTGTGGCTCAGGGCTAGGTAGTAGTTTTATGGTCGAAATGAATATTAAAAAAGTCCTGAAAAAAATGGAGATAGAAGCGGAAGTGGAGCATTCCGATCTTTCATCAGCAACGCCTGGTGCTGCTGATTTATTTGTGATGGCAAAAGATATTGCCGCCAGTGCCAGCGTACCGGAAAGTCAGTTGGTGGTTATCAACAACATCATTGATATTAATGAACTCGAAACGCAACTGCGTAACTGGTTCGCAAAACAATAA